A genomic segment from Chloroflexota bacterium encodes:
- a CDS encoding glycosyltransferase, translated as MHNVEETGAHSLLHYAELLDHTLIEELEWLARQLKGANIAHVNATANGGGVAEILHSMLPLYHGLGIDASWLVLRGDDSFFSVTKQMHNCLQGGACGLTGADWDMHAAWNKYNAEFLTSTYDAIIVHDPQPAALREFAPKAAEKWVWRSHIDTSAPDPNSWARLSGLVHNFDAAVFSLPEFAGPGLNGLFIDVMPPAIDPFVPKNAPMTESEALSIVARYGIDPQRPFITQVSRFDPWKDPLGVIECFRRLKPDNPDLQLAMLGNFADDDPEGRVMYDKVVVAAQGTPDVHIILGLTDLVGPFQQMSTVVLQKSLKEGFGLTATEALWKGTPVIAGNVGGLRLQVSDGVGGYLVDSIEECAERVDFLINHNAEREALGAAGKEHVRTHFLLPRLLRDEMRLLHQLLNSNGHSARQWSPDQVSNTRELAG; from the coding sequence GTGCACAACGTAGAAGAGACCGGCGCCCACTCGCTGCTCCACTATGCGGAGCTCCTCGACCACACCCTGATCGAGGAGTTGGAATGGTTGGCGCGACAGCTCAAGGGCGCGAACATTGCCCATGTAAACGCCACGGCCAACGGCGGCGGCGTCGCCGAGATCCTGCACTCCATGCTGCCCCTCTATCACGGCCTCGGCATCGACGCCTCATGGCTCGTCCTTCGCGGCGATGACTCTTTCTTCAGTGTCACCAAGCAGATGCACAACTGCCTGCAGGGCGGCGCATGCGGATTGACCGGCGCCGATTGGGACATGCACGCCGCATGGAACAAGTACAACGCGGAGTTCCTGACCTCCACCTATGACGCCATCATCGTCCACGACCCGCAGCCGGCCGCCCTCCGCGAGTTCGCCCCCAAGGCGGCCGAAAAGTGGGTGTGGCGCAGCCACATCGACACGTCGGCTCCCGACCCGAACTCGTGGGCCCGTCTCAGCGGCCTCGTGCACAACTTCGACGCCGCGGTGTTCAGCCTGCCCGAGTTCGCCGGTCCCGGCCTCAACGGCCTCTTCATCGACGTCATGCCCCCGGCCATCGACCCGTTCGTCCCCAAGAACGCCCCGATGACCGAATCCGAGGCGCTGTCGATCGTGGCCCGCTACGGCATTGACCCCCAGCGGCCCTTCATCACGCAGGTCTCCCGGTTCGACCCGTGGAAGGACCCCCTCGGCGTCATCGAGTGCTTCAGGCGCCTCAAGCCGGACAACCCGGACCTGCAGTTGGCCATGCTCGGCAACTTCGCTGACGACGACCCGGAGGGCCGCGTGATGTACGACAAGGTTGTCGTGGCCGCGCAGGGCACGCCGGACGTCCACATCATCCTCGGCCTGACCGACCTGGTTGGACCCTTCCAGCAAATGAGCACCGTGGTGCTGCAGAAGTCGCTGAAGGAAGGGTTCGGCCTCACGGCAACCGAGGCGCTGTGGAAGGGCACGCCGGTCATCGCGGGCAACGTCGGCGGCCTCCGCCTCCAGGTGTCCGACGGCGTCGGCGGGTACTTGGTGGACAGCATAGAGGAATGTGCGGAGCGAGTGGACTTTCTGATAAATCACAATGCGGAACGTGAAGCTCTCGGCGCCGCCGGCAAGGAGCACGTCCGCACGCACTTCCTCCTCCCCCGCCTGCTCCGCGACGAGATGCGTTTGCTGCATCAGCTCCTGAACAGCAACGGCCATTCCGCCCGGCAGTGGAGTCCGGACCAGGTCAGCAACACAAGAGAACTAGCTGGATAG
- a CDS encoding iron-sulfur cluster assembly protein translates to MRSATQQMVIEALREVYDPEIPVNVYDLGLIYGIEIDPENNVGVTMTLTAPGCSMGPAIAQNAEWRIAEIDGVGEVSVEMVFDPPWSPELITEEGKKLLGID, encoded by the coding sequence ATGCGAAGCGCAACACAGCAGATGGTCATTGAGGCCCTCCGTGAGGTCTACGACCCGGAGATCCCCGTCAACGTCTACGACCTTGGCCTCATCTACGGCATAGAGATAGACCCGGAGAACAACGTCGGCGTCACCATGACGCTCACCGCCCCCGGCTGCTCCATGGGCCCCGCCATCGCCCAGAACGCCGAGTGGCGCATCGCCGAGATCGACGGCGTCGGCGAGGTCTCGGTCGAGATGGTCTTCGACCCCCCGTGGTCGCCGGAACTCATCACCGAGGAAGGCAAGAAGCTGCTCGGCATCGACTAG
- a CDS encoding PaREP1 family protein → MTTTGNNAYIKRSRRYLAQSEEELERGDLLQASEKGWAAASQILKAVAEERGWRHRNHNDLYKAIDLAVGETNDLELRFLFNTASELHANFYEEFMSATAVRENITGVVRFVEKVEGLLSDK, encoded by the coding sequence ATGACTACGACGGGAAACAACGCATACATCAAGCGGAGCCGCCGCTACCTTGCCCAGTCCGAGGAAGAACTGGAGCGGGGTGACTTGTTGCAAGCATCGGAAAAGGGGTGGGCGGCGGCGAGCCAAATACTCAAGGCCGTGGCGGAGGAGCGAGGGTGGCGGCACCGGAACCACAACGACCTGTACAAGGCCATAGACCTAGCAGTAGGTGAGACCAATGATCTGGAATTGCGCTTCCTGTTCAACACTGCGAGCGAGTTGCATGCCAACTTCTATGAGGAGTTCATGAGCGCGACAGCCGTACGGGAGAACATCACAGGCGTGGTCCGGTTTGTGGAGAAGGTGGAAGGCCTGCTTTCAGACAAGTAA
- a CDS encoding PQQ-dependent sugar dehydrogenase: MPNLHFIRGPRAAVSFTVLLTIAVLVAACGDEGTATEGSTVPSSGYAVETVVQGLRVPWDIAFAPDGRMFVTERPGRIRVVQDGALAEDPFAELDVWAQSEAGLMGIALHPDFADNGHLYVCYTYIDDQRGPTNRIARLTDANGAGTDHTVVFDGIPGARNHNGCRIRFGPDAKLYVTMGDAQSADTAQDPASPSGKVLRLNADGSIPDDNPIAGNPLFTLGHRNPQGIDWHPDTAEPFITEHGASDNDEINLLVAGANYGWPEVRGESDNTAFEEPLTTYTPTVALAGAAFYTGGPLPLHWTNSFFFTTLKEQHIRRLTFAESLDGRWAVVGDEKLLEDEFGRLRAIAQGPDGYLYFTTSNRDGRGSPARFDDKVLRIVPARED; this comes from the coding sequence ATGCCCAATTTGCACTTCATTCGCGGGCCACGGGCAGCTGTTTCCTTTACCGTCCTGCTCACTATTGCCGTGCTCGTCGCCGCCTGCGGCGACGAGGGCACCGCCACCGAAGGCTCCACCGTCCCCTCCAGCGGCTACGCCGTCGAGACCGTAGTGCAGGGCCTGCGTGTCCCCTGGGACATCGCCTTCGCCCCCGACGGTCGCATGTTCGTCACAGAGCGCCCCGGCCGCATCCGCGTCGTGCAGGACGGCGCCCTCGCCGAGGATCCCTTCGCCGAGCTCGACGTCTGGGCGCAGAGCGAGGCCGGTCTCATGGGCATCGCCCTGCACCCCGACTTCGCAGACAACGGCCACCTCTACGTCTGCTACACCTACATCGACGACCAGCGCGGCCCCACCAACCGCATCGCCCGGCTCACCGACGCCAACGGCGCGGGCACGGACCACACTGTCGTCTTCGACGGCATCCCCGGCGCCCGCAATCACAACGGCTGCCGCATCCGCTTCGGCCCCGACGCCAAGCTCTACGTCACCATGGGCGACGCCCAGAGCGCAGACACCGCGCAGGACCCCGCGTCGCCGTCCGGCAAGGTTCTCCGCCTCAACGCCGACGGCTCCATCCCCGACGACAACCCCATCGCCGGCAACCCGCTCTTCACCCTCGGCCATCGCAACCCGCAGGGCATCGACTGGCACCCGGACACCGCCGAGCCCTTCATCACGGAGCACGGCGCCTCGGACAATGACGAGATCAACCTGCTCGTGGCCGGCGCAAACTACGGCTGGCCGGAGGTGCGCGGCGAGTCCGACAACACGGCCTTTGAGGAGCCTCTGACCACCTACACGCCCACCGTGGCCCTCGCGGGCGCGGCGTTCTACACCGGCGGGCCGCTGCCGCTCCACTGGACCAACAGCTTCTTCTTCACCACCCTGAAGGAGCAGCACATCCGCCGCCTCACCTTCGCCGAGAGCCTCGATGGCAGGTGGGCAGTCGTCGGCGACGAGAAGCTGCTTGAGGACGAGTTCGGCCGCCTCCGAGCCATCGCGCAAGGCCCCGACGGCTACCTCTACTTCACTACCAGCAACCGCGACGGCCGCGGCAGCCCCGCCCGCTTCGATGACAAAGTCCTCCGCATCGTCCCTGCAAGAGAGGACTGA
- the uvrB gene encoding excinuclease ABC subunit UvrB has protein sequence MPDFKVVSDFVPTGDQPQAIDALAEGIQRGDRHQTLMGVTGSGKTFTMAKVAEQVQRPTLVIAHNKTLAAQLATEFREFLPDNAVEYFVSYYDYYQPEAYIPRTDTYIEKDASVNDEIDRLRHAATRALLTRRDVLIVASVSCIYGLGDPEEYYSFVATVQRGERRSLRLLVQGLISMQYDRNDMDLARGRFRVRGDTLDIFPAYEELALRISFFGDEVERILEVDPLTGEVLAERDVVEIYPAKHFVTSEEKLEAAIRSINEELGEHLQWLRRQERVLEAARLEQRTRYDMEMLQQVGYCSGIENYARHLSGREIGSTPWTLLDYFPEDYLLFIDESHMSVPQVRGMYHGDIARKKTLVEYGFRLPSALDNRPLDFSEFTERTNQVVFVSATPGPYERGLVPRAVEQVIRPTGLLDPTIEVKPTNGQVDDLLEQVRKRVEMGHRCLVTTLTKRMAEELADYLLEMGVRVHYLHSDIETLERSEILRDLRLGVYDVVVGINLLREGLDLPEVSLVAILDADKEGYLRSSSSLIQTIGRAARHEDGHVIMYADRVTDSMRFAIDETYRRRGLQEAHNTEHGIIPTGIKKEVRDITERVKQIADSRAEYTPGSRTAPAAGQDLSRDEIARLVREYERQMKEASKRLEFEKAAMLRDQVIDLRRIMALQEDPLLPLGR, from the coding sequence GTGCCGGACTTCAAGGTTGTTTCCGACTTCGTGCCCACCGGCGATCAGCCGCAGGCCATCGACGCCCTCGCCGAGGGCATCCAGCGCGGCGATCGCCACCAGACCCTCATGGGCGTCACCGGCAGCGGCAAGACCTTCACCATGGCCAAGGTCGCAGAGCAGGTGCAGCGCCCCACCCTCGTCATCGCCCACAACAAGACCCTCGCCGCCCAGCTAGCTACCGAGTTCCGCGAGTTCCTCCCCGACAACGCCGTCGAGTATTTCGTCTCCTACTACGACTACTACCAGCCCGAGGCCTACATCCCCCGCACGGACACCTACATCGAGAAGGACGCCTCCGTCAACGATGAGATTGACCGCCTCCGTCACGCCGCCACCCGCGCCCTCCTCACCCGCCGCGACGTGCTCATCGTCGCCTCCGTCTCCTGCATCTACGGCCTCGGCGACCCCGAGGAGTACTACAGCTTCGTCGCCACCGTGCAGCGCGGCGAGCGCCGCAGCCTCCGCCTCCTCGTGCAGGGCCTCATCTCCATGCAGTACGACCGCAACGACATGGACCTCGCCCGTGGCCGCTTCCGCGTCCGCGGCGACACCCTCGACATCTTCCCCGCCTACGAGGAGCTCGCCCTCCGCATCTCCTTCTTCGGCGACGAGGTCGAGCGCATCCTCGAGGTTGACCCCCTCACCGGCGAGGTCCTCGCCGAGCGTGACGTCGTCGAGATCTACCCCGCCAAGCACTTCGTCACCAGCGAGGAGAAGCTGGAAGCCGCCATCCGCAGCATCAACGAGGAATTGGGCGAGCACCTCCAATGGCTCCGGCGGCAGGAGCGCGTCTTGGAGGCCGCGCGGCTGGAGCAGCGCACCCGCTATGACATGGAGATGCTCCAGCAGGTCGGCTACTGCTCCGGCATCGAGAACTACGCCCGTCACCTCAGCGGCCGCGAGATCGGCAGCACCCCCTGGACCCTCCTCGATTACTTCCCGGAGGACTACCTCCTCTTCATCGACGAGTCACACATGAGCGTCCCCCAGGTCCGCGGCATGTACCACGGCGACATCGCCCGCAAGAAGACCCTCGTCGAGTACGGCTTCCGCCTGCCCTCCGCCCTCGATAATCGTCCGCTGGACTTCTCGGAGTTCACCGAGCGCACCAACCAGGTCGTCTTCGTCTCCGCGACGCCCGGCCCCTACGAGCGAGGTCTCGTTCCCCGCGCCGTCGAGCAAGTCATCCGGCCCACCGGCCTCCTTGACCCCACCATCGAGGTCAAGCCCACCAACGGCCAGGTCGACGACCTCCTTGAACAGGTGCGTAAACGCGTCGAGATGGGTCACCGCTGCCTCGTGACCACCCTCACCAAGCGCATGGCCGAGGAGCTCGCCGACTACCTCCTTGAGATGGGCGTCCGCGTCCACTACCTCCACTCGGACATCGAGACGCTGGAGCGCAGCGAGATCCTCCGCGACCTCCGCCTCGGCGTCTACGACGTCGTCGTAGGCATCAACCTCCTCCGCGAGGGCCTCGACCTCCCGGAAGTCAGCCTCGTCGCCATCCTCGACGCCGACAAGGAGGGCTACTTGCGGTCGAGCTCCTCCCTCATCCAGACCATCGGCCGCGCTGCCCGCCACGAGGACGGCCACGTCATCATGTACGCCGACAGAGTCACCGACTCCATGCGCTTCGCCATCGACGAGACCTACCGCCGCCGGGGCCTGCAGGAAGCGCACAACACGGAGCACGGCATCATCCCCACGGGAATCAAGAAGGAAGTCCGCGACATCACGGAGCGCGTGAAGCAGATCGCTGACAGCCGGGCCGAGTACACCCCCGGCAGCCGCACCGCCCCCGCGGCGGGACAGGACCTCTCCCGCGACGAAATCGCCCGTCTCGTCCGCGAGTACGAGCGCCAGATGAAGGAAGCCTCCAAGCGCCTGGAGTTCGAGAAAGCCGCCATGCTCCGCGACCAGGTCATAGACCTCCGCCGCATCATGGCCCTCCAGGAAGACCCGCTCCTGCCCTTGGGCAGATAA
- the rnhA gene encoding ribonuclease HI produces the protein MNDLPRVTIHTDGSAIGNPGPGGYGVVMSSGGHRKELSGGYRRTTNNRMEILACIVALEALKQPCRVTLHSDSRYVVDAMAKGWARKWQANGWMRNKTERALNPDLWERLLALAAAHDVDFRWVRGHAGVVENERADRLAVAAAQSSNLPPDEPYETAASRAPGVRASR, from the coding sequence GTGAACGACCTCCCGCGCGTCACCATCCACACCGACGGCTCCGCCATCGGCAACCCCGGCCCCGGCGGCTACGGTGTCGTTATGTCCTCAGGCGGCCACCGCAAGGAGCTCTCCGGCGGCTACCGCCGGACCACAAACAACCGAATGGAGATCCTCGCCTGCATCGTGGCGCTGGAAGCCCTCAAGCAACCCTGCCGCGTCACCCTTCACAGCGACTCCCGCTACGTGGTCGACGCCATGGCGAAAGGCTGGGCGCGCAAGTGGCAGGCCAACGGCTGGATGCGCAACAAGACCGAGCGAGCCCTCAACCCGGACCTCTGGGAGCGTCTCCTCGCCCTCGCCGCCGCGCACGACGTCGATTTCCGCTGGGTGCGCGGCCACGCGGGCGTCGTCGAGAACGAGCGCGCCGACCGCCTCGCCGTCGCCGCCGCCCAGAGCTCAAACCTGCCCCCGGACGAACCCTATGAGACGGCTGCCAGCCGAGCGCCGGGCGTGAGGGCAAGCCGCTGA
- a CDS encoding ABC transporter ATP-binding protein has protein sequence MRIMLRILGLAWRRPRHMTSAYAALIASSGFALVVPRLLGDTVDEVLRGGNFSEVVQLALLILLVSAGRGVFAYGQTYLSEWTGQLVAYDLRNSIFNKLQRLSFSYHDGQQTGDQMSRATADVEAIRNFVQGGLLRALNIFILVFGAAGLLFFLNWRLALVGLLFVPIVAYRSAAVSLSLRQVWTYILRVTGKMTTVMQENLAGARVVRAFGAQEHEKQKFDVVITDLAESHLNANRKQVFNSSFIQIMFGAATAAILWFGGMEIVNGRLTPGELTQFIFYLGLIQGPVRMSGMILNNFSRAVSAGQRIFEVLDSPSPVADKEGAAPVERVRGHVRFEDVSFAYAKEPVLDHVSLEAEPGQVVALLGMPGSGKTTVVHLLPRFYDVSDGRITIDGMDTRDFTLESLRRNIGIAMQDVFLFSATMADNIAYGRPGTTREEVERAAKIAQLHDFIVSQPEGYETWIGERGITLSGGQRQRLAIARTVLLAPPVLVLDDSTSSVDASTEHLLRTALTEVMRGRTTFVIAHRLSTVRSADAIIVLDEGRIAEQGRHDELVARDGLYRKLYELQLLPAEPTIDQLAAESGKGVRPRWAGTATGSAGAAAGAAWGARARWTTKASWGRSITTAWSLG, from the coding sequence ATGAGGATAATGCTGCGCATTCTGGGGCTGGCGTGGCGGCGACCGCGGCACATGACTTCGGCCTACGCGGCGCTCATCGCCAGCAGCGGGTTTGCGCTTGTCGTGCCCCGGCTTCTGGGCGACACCGTCGACGAGGTGCTGCGCGGGGGCAACTTCTCCGAGGTGGTGCAGCTTGCGCTGCTCATCCTCCTGGTCAGCGCGGGGCGCGGCGTCTTCGCGTACGGGCAGACGTACCTCTCCGAGTGGACCGGGCAGCTTGTCGCGTATGACCTGCGGAACTCGATCTTCAACAAGCTGCAGCGGCTGAGCTTCAGCTACCACGACGGGCAGCAGACGGGCGACCAGATGTCGCGGGCGACGGCGGACGTGGAGGCGATACGCAACTTCGTGCAGGGCGGGCTGCTGCGGGCGCTCAACATCTTCATCCTGGTGTTCGGCGCGGCGGGACTGCTCTTCTTCCTGAACTGGCGGCTGGCGCTTGTGGGGCTGCTGTTCGTGCCCATTGTGGCGTACCGGTCGGCGGCGGTGAGCCTCTCGCTGCGGCAGGTGTGGACGTACATCCTGCGGGTCACGGGCAAGATGACGACGGTGATGCAGGAGAATCTGGCCGGGGCGCGAGTCGTGCGGGCGTTCGGGGCGCAGGAGCACGAGAAGCAGAAGTTCGACGTGGTCATCACGGACCTTGCCGAGTCCCACCTGAATGCCAACCGGAAGCAGGTATTCAACTCGTCGTTTATCCAGATCATGTTTGGGGCAGCGACTGCGGCCATCCTATGGTTCGGCGGCATGGAGATCGTGAACGGGAGGCTGACGCCGGGCGAGCTGACGCAGTTCATCTTCTACCTGGGCCTCATCCAAGGGCCCGTGCGCATGTCCGGCATGATCCTCAACAACTTCTCACGGGCCGTGTCCGCCGGGCAGCGCATCTTCGAGGTGCTGGACTCGCCCTCGCCAGTGGCGGACAAAGAGGGCGCGGCGCCGGTGGAGCGGGTGCGCGGGCACGTGCGGTTTGAGGACGTGTCCTTTGCATACGCCAAGGAGCCGGTGCTCGACCACGTCTCGCTGGAGGCCGAGCCGGGGCAGGTGGTGGCGCTGCTGGGCATGCCGGGGAGCGGGAAGACGACGGTCGTGCACCTGCTGCCGCGCTTCTACGACGTGTCCGACGGGCGCATCACCATCGACGGGATGGATACGCGCGACTTCACGCTGGAGTCGCTGCGGCGCAACATCGGCATCGCGATGCAGGACGTGTTCCTGTTCTCGGCGACCATGGCGGACAACATCGCGTACGGGCGTCCCGGCACGACGCGCGAGGAGGTCGAGCGGGCGGCGAAGATCGCGCAACTGCACGACTTCATCGTCTCGCAGCCGGAGGGGTACGAGACGTGGATCGGCGAGCGGGGCATCACGTTGAGCGGCGGACAACGACAGCGGCTGGCCATCGCGCGGACGGTGCTGCTGGCCCCGCCGGTGCTGGTGCTCGACGACTCGACGTCCAGCGTGGACGCGAGCACAGAGCACCTGCTGCGCACGGCGTTGACGGAGGTGATGCGAGGCCGGACGACGTTCGTCATCGCGCACCGGCTGAGCACCGTCCGGAGCGCCGACGCCATCATCGTGCTGGACGAGGGCCGCATCGCGGAGCAGGGGCGGCACGACGAACTCGTGGCTCGGGACGGGCTGTACCGCAAGCTGTATGAGCTGCAGCTGCTGCCGGCGGAGCCGACCATCGACCAGCTCGCCGCCGAGAGCGGGAAGGGCGTGCGGCCACGATGGGCTGGCACGGCCACGGGTTCGGCGGGGGCGGCGGCTGGCGCGGCATGGGGCGCGAGGGCGCGCTGGACGACGAAAGCGAGCTGGGGGCGTTCTATAACCACCGCGTGGTCTCTCGGCTGA
- a CDS encoding Mrp/NBP35 family ATP-binding protein, which translates to MATREPTPQEKARLDAIRAQWQQRRKINDRFGKIAHKIAVYSGKGGVGKTTVSVNIAATLAAQGERVGILDADIDCPNIVNAMKVQSQPDYRNGEFTPATQWGVKVLSMGFFQENQEEAIIFRGPMIHNTLTQFMENTDWGEMDYLIVDMPPGTSDAALTIMQTLPLDGFVVVTGPQELAALDAKRSINMVRKLNMAVLGVVENFSGEIFGSGAGQSLADDIGAPFLGNVELRADYRDTSRPSVLISPAVKDEYEGVVGRLKESLANLEPAS; encoded by the coding sequence ATGGCAACCAGAGAACCTACGCCCCAGGAGAAGGCGCGCCTTGACGCCATCCGCGCGCAGTGGCAGCAGCGCCGCAAGATCAACGACCGTTTCGGCAAGATTGCCCACAAGATCGCCGTCTACAGCGGCAAAGGAGGCGTCGGCAAGACCACCGTCTCCGTCAACATCGCCGCAACCCTCGCCGCCCAGGGCGAGCGCGTCGGCATCCTCGACGCCGACATAGACTGCCCCAACATCGTCAACGCCATGAAGGTGCAGTCCCAGCCCGACTACAGGAACGGCGAGTTCACCCCCGCCACCCAGTGGGGCGTCAAGGTCCTCTCCATGGGCTTCTTCCAGGAGAACCAGGAGGAGGCCATCATCTTCCGCGGCCCCATGATCCACAACACCCTCACCCAGTTCATGGAAAACACGGACTGGGGTGAGATGGACTACCTGATCGTAGACATGCCGCCGGGCACCTCGGACGCCGCCCTCACCATCATGCAGACCCTCCCCCTGGACGGCTTCGTCGTCGTGACCGGCCCCCAGGAGCTCGCCGCCCTGGACGCCAAGCGCTCCATCAACATGGTGCGCAAGCTCAACATGGCGGTTCTCGGCGTCGTCGAGAACTTCTCCGGCGAGATCTTCGGCTCCGGCGCCGGCCAGTCCCTCGCCGACGACATCGGCGCCCCCTTCCTCGGCAACGTCGAGCTCCGCGCCGACTACCGCGACACCTCCCGCCCAAGCGTGCTCATAAGCCCCGCCGTCAAGGACGAGTACGAGGGCGTTGTCGGACGACTTAAGGAGTCCCTGGCCAACCTGGAACCTGCTTCCTGA
- a CDS encoding ABC transporter ATP-binding protein — protein MGREGALDDESELGAFYNHRVVSRLITYIMPHKGLAILSLLTMLVTTATIVVQPWIIKLSIDELVDAPSRGDVGALAAVMGLFVANICVRFVANYMYQTTLARVSQGVLYTLRSRIFAHLQRLSTSFYDKNEVGRIMSRGQNDVNQLQEFLNLVISSLADMLSLFGIILAMFLLDVQLALITLTVVPVLIGIMVAWQRIAWGTFMRVRQAIAIVNANLQENISGVRVVQALNREETNMRRFDQVNNGHLDANLHASRLSAALMPTVEILTAVAIGLVVVFGGSMAINGTMEVSVIVAFALYVQRFFDPIRNLTMQYTQFQRAMTSGVRIFALLDTPVEVEDKPDAVDLPPVRGDVSLDDVRFHYVPDVEVVRGVSLDIKAGETVALVGETGAGKTTLAALLNRFYDVSDGRITIDGYDLRDVTQDSLARQTAMVLQEPFLFSGSIRDNIAYNHAEAPLETVEEAARAVGAHEFIMKLPEGYDTPVSERGQSLSVGQRQLISFARALLADPRILVLDEATANIDSYSESLIQQALTEVFKDRTSFVIAHRLSTIRNADRIVVLGHGQVLEQGTHDSLMSAGGAYANLYNAYFAAGVGAQEAG, from the coding sequence ATGGGGCGCGAGGGCGCGCTGGACGACGAAAGCGAGCTGGGGGCGTTCTATAACCACCGCGTGGTCTCTCGGCTGATCACCTACATCATGCCGCACAAGGGGCTGGCCATCCTGAGCCTGCTGACGATGCTGGTCACCACGGCGACCATCGTGGTGCAGCCGTGGATCATCAAGTTGAGCATCGACGAGCTGGTGGACGCGCCGAGCCGGGGCGACGTGGGCGCGCTGGCGGCGGTCATGGGGCTCTTCGTCGCCAACATCTGCGTGCGGTTCGTGGCGAACTACATGTACCAGACGACGCTGGCGCGCGTGAGCCAGGGCGTGCTGTACACGCTGCGATCGCGCATCTTCGCGCACCTGCAGCGGCTGTCGACCTCGTTCTACGACAAGAACGAGGTGGGGCGCATCATGTCACGCGGGCAGAACGACGTGAACCAGCTCCAGGAGTTCCTGAACCTGGTCATCAGCAGCCTGGCGGACATGCTGAGCCTGTTCGGCATCATCCTTGCGATGTTCCTGCTGGACGTGCAGCTTGCGCTCATCACGCTGACGGTGGTGCCGGTGCTCATCGGCATCATGGTGGCGTGGCAGCGGATCGCGTGGGGGACGTTCATGCGGGTGCGGCAGGCGATCGCCATCGTGAACGCGAATTTGCAGGAGAACATTTCCGGCGTGCGCGTGGTGCAGGCGTTGAACCGGGAAGAGACCAACATGCGCCGGTTCGACCAGGTGAACAACGGCCACCTGGACGCGAACCTCCACGCGAGCAGGCTCTCGGCGGCGCTGATGCCGACGGTGGAGATCCTGACGGCGGTGGCCATCGGGCTGGTGGTGGTGTTCGGCGGGAGCATGGCGATCAACGGGACGATGGAGGTCAGCGTCATCGTGGCCTTCGCGCTGTACGTGCAGCGGTTCTTCGACCCCATTCGGAACCTGACGATGCAGTACACGCAGTTCCAGCGGGCGATGACCTCCGGTGTGCGCATCTTCGCGCTGCTGGACACGCCGGTGGAGGTGGAGGACAAGCCGGACGCCGTCGATCTGCCGCCGGTGCGGGGCGACGTTTCGCTGGACGACGTGCGGTTCCACTACGTGCCGGACGTCGAGGTGGTGCGGGGCGTGAGCTTGGACATCAAGGCGGGCGAGACGGTGGCGCTGGTGGGCGAGACGGGCGCGGGAAAGACGACGCTGGCGGCGCTGCTCAACCGCTTCTACGACGTCTCTGACGGGCGGATCACGATCGACGGGTACGACCTGCGCGACGTGACGCAGGACTCGCTGGCGCGGCAGACGGCGATGGTGCTGCAGGAGCCGTTCCTCTTCTCCGGCAGCATCCGCGACAACATCGCCTACAACCACGCGGAGGCGCCGCTGGAGACGGTGGAAGAGGCGGCGCGGGCTGTCGGGGCGCACGAGTTCATCATGAAGCTGCCGGAAGGGTACGACACGCCGGTGTCGGAGCGAGGGCAGAGTTTGAGCGTAGGGCAGCGGCAACTCATCAGCTTCGCGCGGGCGCTGCTGGCGGACCCGCGGATCCTGGTGCTGGACGAGGCGACGGCGAACATCGACAGCTACAGCGAGAGCCTGATACAGCAGGCGCTGACGGAGGTGTTCAAGGACCGCACGTCCTTCGTCATCGCGCACCGGCTGAGCACGATCCGCAACGCGGACCGCATCGTGGTGCTCGGGCATGGGCAGGTGCTGGAGCAGGGGACGCACGACTCGCTGATGTCGGCGGGCGGGGCGTACGCGAACCTGTACAACGCGTACTTCGCGGCGGGCGTTGGCGCGCAGGAGGCTGGGTAG